A window of Pseudomonas guangdongensis contains these coding sequences:
- a CDS encoding KdsC family phosphatase translates to MNDDLLQRARAIRLAVFDVDGVLTDGKLYFLPEGGEFKTFNTLDGHGIKMLIASGVRTAIISGRQSPVVERRAANLGIQHLYQGREDKLVVLDQLLAELGLDHEQVAYLGDDLPDLPVIRRVGLGMAVASAASFVRQHAHGVTVARGGEGAAREFCELIMHAQGSLEAAQAAYL, encoded by the coding sequence ATGAATGACGATCTGCTGCAACGCGCCCGCGCCATCCGCCTGGCAGTCTTCGACGTCGACGGCGTGCTGACCGACGGCAAGCTGTACTTCCTGCCCGAAGGCGGCGAGTTCAAGACCTTCAACACGCTCGACGGCCACGGCATCAAGATGCTGATCGCCTCCGGCGTGCGCACCGCGATCATCAGCGGGCGGCAGAGCCCGGTGGTCGAACGGCGCGCCGCCAACCTCGGCATCCAGCACCTCTACCAGGGGCGCGAAGACAAGCTGGTGGTGCTCGATCAGCTGCTCGCCGAACTGGGCCTCGACCACGAGCAGGTCGCCTACCTGGGCGACGACCTGCCCGACCTGCCGGTGATCCGCCGGGTCGGTCTGGGCATGGCCGTGGCCAGCGCCGCCTCTTTCGTCCGCCAGCATGCTCATGGCGTCACCGTGGCACGCGGCGGCGAAGGCGCCGCCCGCGAGTTCTGCGAACTGATCATGCACGCCCAAGGCAGCCTGGAGGCGGCTCAGGCCGCCTACCTGTGA
- the lptC gene encoding LPS export ABC transporter periplasmic protein LptC — protein MNRTLRLALPLAVLAVLLAAIGYWNIRPESFMERRSAAPGENAIDFYVENARSVQFQADGTLHYRMSAERLEHLQTTDVTHLTRPDLHLYRGSEYPWRVQSLRGEVLPGGQQVELLDEVRVARTDAKGRPTILTSSHLSVFPEREYAETATAVRIEAANGVTTATGLQAYIKDGRMILPANVRGQHELR, from the coding sequence ATGAATCGCACCCTGCGCCTGGCCCTGCCGCTGGCAGTACTGGCAGTCCTGCTGGCGGCCATCGGCTACTGGAACATCCGCCCGGAAAGCTTCATGGAGCGCCGCAGCGCGGCGCCGGGCGAAAACGCCATCGACTTCTATGTTGAGAACGCTCGCAGCGTACAGTTCCAAGCCGACGGCACCCTGCACTACCGGATGAGCGCCGAACGCCTCGAACACCTGCAGACCACCGACGTCACCCACCTGACCCGTCCCGACCTTCATCTCTATCGCGGCAGCGAATACCCTTGGCGGGTACAGAGCCTGCGCGGCGAGGTGCTGCCCGGCGGCCAGCAGGTCGAGCTGCTCGACGAGGTACGCGTGGCGCGCACCGACGCCAAGGGGCGACCGACCATTCTCACCAGCAGCCACCTGAGCGTATTCCCCGAACGCGAATACGCCGAAACCGCTACCGCGGTACGCATCGAGGCCGCCAACGGCGTGACCACCGCAACCGGGCTGCAGGCCTATATCAAGGACGGCAGGATGATCCTGCCGGCAAACGTGCGAGGACAGCATGAGCTCCGTTAA
- the lptA gene encoding lipopolysaccharide transport periplasmic protein LptA, translated as MSSVNSRSLIFALGLLLSSTCVFALPSDRDQPIRVQADSAELDDAKGVAVYRGGVVITQGTLKITGDTVTITQDSNGDIEVFTSVGKPAYYEQQPAENKQLVQAYGLTIQYFAANERIVLIDQAKVVQEGNTFEGEKIVYDTRRQIVNAGRATGSNLSTPRPRIDMVIQPRKKTEEQSAP; from the coding sequence ATGAGCTCCGTTAACTCCCGATCCCTTATCTTCGCTCTGGGCCTGCTGCTGTCCAGCACCTGCGTCTTCGCGCTGCCCTCCGACCGCGACCAGCCGATCCGCGTGCAGGCCGACAGCGCCGAACTGGACGATGCCAAGGGCGTGGCGGTCTATCGTGGCGGCGTGGTGATCACCCAGGGCACCCTGAAGATCACCGGCGACACCGTGACCATCACCCAGGACAGCAACGGCGACATCGAGGTGTTCACCTCGGTGGGCAAGCCGGCCTACTACGAGCAGCAGCCGGCCGAAAACAAGCAGCTGGTCCAGGCCTATGGCCTGACCATCCAGTACTTCGCCGCCAACGAGCGCATCGTGCTGATCGACCAGGCCAAGGTGGTACAGGAAGGCAACACCTTCGAGGGCGAGAAGATCGTCTACGACACCCGCCGCCAGATCGTCAACGCCGGCCGCGCCACCGGCAGCAATCTCAGCACGCCGCGTCCGCGCATCGACATGGTGATCCAGCCGCGCAAGAAGACCGAGGAGCAGAGCGCGCCATGA
- the lptB gene encoding LPS export ABC transporter ATP-binding protein: MSTLTAQHLAKSYKGRQVVRDVSLSIDSGQIVGLLGPNGAGKTTCFYMIVGLVRADQGRVLIDEQDVTQLPMHGRARAGIGYLPQEASIFRKLTVADNILAILETRKDLDRAARRAALEDLLQEFHISHIRDNLGMSLSGGERRRVEIARALASNPKFILLDEPFAGVDPISVGDIKQIIHHLKNRGIGVLITDHNVRETLDICETAYIVNAGQLIAEGDAESILANQLVKDVYLGHEFRL; encoded by the coding sequence ATGAGCACCCTGACCGCCCAGCACCTGGCCAAGAGCTACAAGGGTCGACAGGTCGTCCGCGACGTCAGCCTGTCGATCGACAGCGGACAGATCGTCGGCCTGCTTGGCCCCAACGGCGCCGGCAAGACCACCTGTTTCTACATGATCGTCGGCCTGGTGCGCGCCGATCAGGGCCGCGTACTGATCGACGAGCAGGACGTCACCCAGCTGCCGATGCACGGCCGCGCCCGCGCCGGCATCGGCTACCTGCCCCAGGAAGCATCGATCTTCCGCAAGCTGACGGTGGCCGACAACATCCTGGCGATCCTCGAAACCCGCAAGGATCTCGACCGCGCAGCGCGCCGCGCGGCGCTGGAGGATCTGCTGCAGGAATTCCACATCAGCCATATTCGCGACAACCTCGGCATGAGCCTGTCCGGCGGCGAACGGCGCCGCGTGGAAATCGCCCGTGCCCTGGCCAGCAATCCGAAGTTCATCCTCCTCGACGAACCCTTCGCCGGGGTCGATCCGATCTCGGTCGGCGACATCAAGCAGATCATCCATCACCTGAAGAATCGCGGCATCGGCGTGCTGATCACCGACCACAACGTGCGCGAAACCCTGGATATATGCGAGACCGCCTACATCGTCAACGCCGGCCAGCTGATCGCCGAAGGCGACGCCGAGAGCATCCTCGCCAACCAGCTGGTCAAGGACGTCTACCTCGGTCACGAGTTCCGTCTCTGA